The following are encoded together in the Triticum dicoccoides isolate Atlit2015 ecotype Zavitan chromosome 6B, WEW_v2.0, whole genome shotgun sequence genome:
- the LOC119322079 gene encoding putative wall-associated receptor kinase-like 16, with protein sequence MTPDSVLLRESISAHRTPSMHCATPPRSAAINGMQMDYQGSNVTDFLHANGHVMLERVDNNCNLRSFTRKEIDDITNGYSTVLGEGGFGKVYKGRLDGLRPVAVKIYKNGTKKKEFAKEVIVHSQINHKNIVRLFGCCIEENALAIVMEFVHNGNLYNILHCSNAKCSVPFPLDKRLDIAIESAEVLSCMHSMYSPIIHGDIKPANILLDVNLRPKISDFGIARLLAADATRHTRYVVGCIGYMDPLFCQSGIITPYSDVYSFGVVFLKIITRKKAVDGDILAQSFDEALRNEKHVRRMFDREIANDKRNEKFLEDVTKLAAECLKMEDKMRPEMAEVANKLRTIKGAYHQSKAGNSTGPSFIEAARRWLARGTTVLVEGGCEKVFKQTFKILPDEQLKISHVCCLSTSAGSLMGVMYISKAKMAFCSENPLSYKVGNDTKWSYYTVIIPLRRLRTAKSSVSTLNSSEKYIQIVSVEGHELWFMGFLKYDKAISSLQEALVSSR encoded by the exons atgacgccagacagcgtcctcctgcgcgagtccatctccgcgcatcggacaCCGAGTATGCACTGTGCCACGCCCCCGAGATCCGCTGCCATCAATGG TATGCAAATGGATTACCAAGGGAGCAATGTTACGGATTTCCTTCATGCTAATGGACATGTGATGCTTGAAAGAGTGGATAACAACTGTAATCTAAGATCTTTCACTCGAAAAGAGATAGACGATATCACCAATGGGTATAGCACCGTGCTGGGAGAAGGGGGATTTGGTAAGGTTTACAAAGGAAGATTAGATGGTCTTCGTCCGGTTGCAGTAAAGATATACAAGAATGGAACCAAGAAAAAAGAGTTTGCCAAAGAGGTGATAGTGCATTCCCAAATAAATCACAAGAATATTGTCAGACTGTTTGGTTGCTGCATAGAGGAAAATGCTCTTGCAATTGTTATGGAGTTTGTACACAATGGCAACCTCTACAACATCCTTCACTGCAGCAATGCTAAATGTTCTGTCCCCTTTCCTTTGGACAAACGTTTGGACATCGCCATTGAGTCAGCTGAAGTATTATCTTGCATGCATTCAATGTATAGTCCTATTATTCATGGTGACATCAAACCCGCTAACATATTGCTAGATGTAAATCTTCGGCCAAAGATATCAGATTTTGGGATAGCAAGATTGCTTGCTGCTGATGCGACTCGTCATACCAGATATGTTGTTGGTTGTATAGGTTACATGGACCCTTTGTTCTGTCAGAGTGGGATTATAACTCCGTATAGTGATGTATACAGTTTTGGAGTCGTTTTTCTGAAAATCATCACCAGAAAGAAAGCCGTCGACGGGGATATCCTTGCTCAAAGTTTTGACGAAGCCCTGAGAAATGAGAAACATGTGAGGCGAATGTTTGACCGGGAAATTGCGAATGATAAAAGGAACGAGAAATTTCTTGAAGATGTCACAAAACTAGCAGCTGAATGCTTGAAAATGGAGGACAAAATGCGTCCAGAAATGGCTGAAGTAGCGAACAAACTTAGGACAATTAAAGGAGCTTACCACCAGTCCAAGGCCGGAAATTCTACAG GACCTAGTTTTATTGAAGCTGCTAGGCGATGGCTTGCTCGAGGAACCACAGTCTTagtggaaggtggctgtgaaaaagTATTTAAACAGACTTTCAAGATTCTTCCAGATGAGCAGCTGAAAATATCTCATGTGTGCTGTCTATCAACATCTGCTGGTTCTCTCATGGGAGTTATGTACATTTCTAAAGCTAAAATGGCATTCTGCAGTGAGAATCCTCTTTCTTACAAAGTTGGAAATGACACTAAATGGAGTTACTACACG GTGATCATTCCTCTTCGTCGGCTAAGAACAGCTAAGTCTTCAGTGAGCACATTAAATTCTTCTGAAAAGTATATTCAGATTGTGTCGGTTGAAGGGCATGAGCTCTGGTTTATGGGTTTTCTGAAGTACGACAAAGCAATATCCAGCCTGCAAGAAGCCCTTGTCAGTTCTCGTTAG